The following coding sequences are from one Ornithodoros turicata isolate Travis chromosome 1, ASM3712646v1, whole genome shotgun sequence window:
- the LOC135394913 gene encoding uncharacterized protein K02A2.6-like yields the protein MNSTAAPAVINAVKSVCARFGLPDEIVCDNGPPFDSQEFKGFLSTWDIVHNPTAPYNPRSNGMAERSVQTLKHSKLKASEDGTDLFLVLMDYRNTPSEGLKSPAELLMGRRIRTLVPTLPQRLKPRFPCTNAYRQLKRRQERQHVHGDKKTRSLQPLRINQNVWVKHQDKWVPAIVTQVGPQKRTYTVRTESGTVYRRNRFHLKPAYGRTYPLEDSTKQSSAEDYGYGYPQDQQQHDDNAASAPAMAALTKKLQKDSSKYDNFRS from the coding sequence ATGAATTCAACAGCAGCGCCAGCTGTAATCAACGCTGTAAAATCAGTCTGCGCACGGTTCGGTTTGCCCGACGAGATCGTTTGCGACAACGGCCCGCCTTTCGACTCTCAAGAATTTAAGGGATTTCTGTCAACTTGGGACATAGTTCACAACCCTACAGCGCCATATAACCCAAGGTCGAATGGCATGGCTGAGCGATCGGTACAAACTCTCAAACACTCAAAGCTCAAGGCATCTGAAGACGGTACCGACCTCTTTCTCGTACTTATGGACTACAGAAACACGCCTTCGGAAGGCTTAAAGTCCCCTGCGGAGCTACTAATGGGAAGAAGGATCAGAACATTAGTTCCCACTCTTCCGCAGCGGCTGAAGCCCCGGTTTCCTTGCACCAATGCCTACCGGCAGCTTAAGCGTCGTCAAGAAAGGCAACACGTTCATGGTGACAAGAAAACCAGAAGTCTCCAACCACTGCGGATCAACCAGAATGTCTGGGTCAAGCACCAGGATAAGTGGGTACCCGCTATCGTTACACAAGTGGGACCTCAGAAGAGGACTTACACAGTTCGTACAGAAAGTGGAACTGTGTATAGGCGCAACAGATTTCACCTGAAACCCGCATATGGCCGGACATACCCGTTAGAGGACAGCACGAAACAATCGTCAGCAGAAGACTATGGCTATGGCTATCCTCAGGATCAGCAACAGCATGATGATAATGCGGCATCGGCACCTG